The following proteins are co-located in the Pseudomonas fluorescens genome:
- a CDS encoding multidrug efflux RND transporter permease subunit, whose product MSGSRSPSAWCVDHPVATLLLTFALVLLGVIAFPRLAVAPLPEAEFPTIQVTATLPGASPDTMASSVATPLEVQFSAIPGMTQMTSSSALGSSLLTLQFTLNKSIDTAAQEVQAAINTASGKLPSDMPSLPTWKKVNPADSPVLILSVSSANMPSTELSDYVETLLARQISQIDGVGQINITGQQRPAIRVQASPDKLAAIGLTLADVRLAIQQSSLNLAKGAIYGENSVSTLSTNDQLFHPEEYGQLIVSYKNGAPVQLRDVAKVINGSENAYVQAWSGDTPGVNLVISRQPGANIVETVDRIQAELPRLEGMLPASVQVSVLTDRTKTIRASLHEVEVTLLIAILLVVAVMALFLRQLSATMIVSSVLGVSLIASFALMYLMGFSLNNLTLVAIVIAVGFVVDDAIVVVENIHRHLEAGLDKREAAIKGAGEIGFTVVSISFSLVAAFIPLLFMGGVVGRLFKEFALTATSTILISVVVSLTLAPTLAALFMRAPTHHAHDKPGFSERLLAGYARNLRRALAHQRTMAAIFIVTLALAVVGYVFIPKGFFPVQDTGFVLGTSEAAADVSYPDMVAKHKALAEIIKADPAVEAFSHSVGVTGSNQTIANGRFWIALKDRGDRDVSASQFIDRIRPKLAKVPGIVLYLRAGQDINLSSGPSRAQYQYVLKSNDGPTLNTWTQRLTEKLRANPAFRDLSNDLQLGGSITHISIDRQAAARFGLTATDVDQALYDAFGQRQINEFQTEINQYQVVLELDSQQRGKAESLNYFYLRSPLTNEMVPLSALAKVDPPTVGPLSISHDGMFPAANLSFNLAPGVALGDAVIMLNQAKNEIGMPATLIGTFQGAAQAFQSSLASQPWLILAALVAVYIILGVLYESFVHPLTIISTLPSAGLGALIMLWLLGQDFSIMALIGLVLLIGIVKKNGILMIDFALEAQRVRGLAPEEAIYEACVTRFRPIIMTTLAALLGAVPLMLGSGPGAELRQPLGIAVVGGLLVSQALTLFTTPVIYLYLERFFHRPKPAPALATTH is encoded by the coding sequence ATGAGTGGCAGCCGTTCGCCGTCCGCCTGGTGCGTTGACCACCCGGTTGCCACCCTGCTGTTGACCTTTGCCTTAGTGCTGTTGGGGGTGATTGCCTTCCCCCGGCTGGCCGTCGCCCCATTGCCGGAAGCGGAATTTCCGACCATCCAGGTCACCGCGACCCTGCCCGGCGCCAGCCCCGACACCATGGCGTCGTCGGTTGCAACGCCGCTGGAGGTGCAATTCAGCGCCATCCCCGGCATGACCCAAATGACCTCCAGCAGCGCCTTGGGCTCAAGCCTCTTGACCCTGCAATTCACTCTGAACAAGAGCATCGACACTGCCGCCCAGGAAGTGCAGGCGGCGATCAACACCGCGTCCGGCAAACTGCCCAGCGATATGCCGAGCCTGCCGACCTGGAAGAAGGTCAACCCGGCGGACAGCCCGGTGCTGATCCTCAGCGTCAGCTCCGCCAACATGCCCAGCACCGAGCTGAGCGACTATGTCGAAACCCTGTTGGCCCGTCAGATCAGCCAGATCGACGGCGTCGGCCAGATCAACATCACCGGCCAACAGCGCCCGGCGATTCGCGTACAAGCCTCGCCGGACAAACTTGCGGCGATCGGCCTGACCCTCGCCGACGTGCGCCTGGCCATTCAACAATCCAGTTTGAACCTGGCCAAAGGTGCGATTTACGGCGAGAACAGTGTGTCGACCCTGTCGACCAACGACCAATTGTTTCACCCGGAGGAATACGGCCAGTTAATCGTTTCCTACAAAAATGGCGCGCCGGTTCAACTGCGTGATGTCGCCAAAGTCATCAACGGTTCGGAAAACGCCTATGTGCAGGCCTGGTCCGGCGATACACCGGGGGTCAACCTGGTCATATCGCGCCAGCCCGGCGCCAACATTGTCGAGACCGTCGACCGCATTCAAGCCGAGCTGCCGCGCCTGGAAGGCATGTTGCCGGCGTCGGTGCAGGTCAGCGTGCTGACCGACCGCACCAAGACCATCCGCGCCTCCCTGCATGAAGTGGAAGTCACCTTGCTGATCGCCATCTTGCTGGTGGTGGCGGTGATGGCGCTGTTCCTGCGCCAGCTATCCGCGACGATGATTGTGTCCAGCGTGTTGGGTGTATCGCTGATCGCCAGTTTCGCCTTGATGTACCTGATGGGCTTCAGCCTGAACAACCTGACCCTGGTGGCGATCGTAATCGCCGTGGGCTTTGTGGTGGACGATGCCATCGTGGTGGTGGAGAACATTCACCGCCACCTGGAAGCTGGACTCGACAAGCGCGAAGCCGCGATCAAGGGGGCTGGCGAGATTGGCTTTACCGTGGTGTCCATCAGCTTCTCGCTGGTGGCGGCCTTTATTCCGCTGCTGTTCATGGGCGGCGTGGTCGGGCGGCTGTTCAAGGAGTTTGCGCTGACAGCCACCTCGACCATTCTGATTTCGGTGGTGGTCTCGCTGACACTGGCGCCTACCCTGGCCGCGTTGTTCATGCGCGCGCCGACGCATCACGCCCACGACAAACCCGGTTTCAGTGAACGCCTGCTCGCCGGCTACGCACGTAACCTGCGCCGTGCATTGGCCCATCAACGCACGATGGCGGCCATTTTCATTGTGACCCTGGCCTTGGCCGTGGTCGGCTACGTGTTTATCCCCAAGGGGTTCTTCCCGGTGCAGGACACCGGTTTTGTACTAGGCACCAGCGAGGCGGCGGCCGACGTGTCGTACCCGGACATGGTCGCCAAGCACAAAGCCCTGGCCGAAATCATCAAGGCTGACCCGGCGGTGGAAGCCTTTTCCCACTCGGTGGGCGTCACCGGCAGCAACCAGACCATCGCCAACGGCCGCTTCTGGATCGCCTTGAAAGACCGTGGTGATCGCGACGTGTCCGCCAGCCAGTTCATCGACCGCATCCGCCCGAAACTGGCGAAGGTGCCGGGTATCGTGCTGTACCTGCGCGCCGGCCAGGACATCAACCTCAGCTCCGGCCCCAGCCGCGCCCAGTACCAGTATGTGCTCAAGAGCAACGACGGCCCGACGCTGAACACCTGGACCCAACGCCTGACCGAAAAACTGCGCGCCAACCCGGCCTTCCGCGACCTGTCCAACGACCTGCAACTGGGCGGCAGCATCACCCACATCAGCATCGACCGCCAGGCCGCTGCGCGCTTTGGCCTGACCGCTACCGATGTCGACCAGGCGTTGTATGACGCATTCGGCCAGCGGCAGATCAACGAGTTCCAGACCGAGATCAACCAGTATCAGGTGGTGTTGGAACTGGACAGCCAGCAACGCGGCAAGGCCGAAAGCCTGAACTACTTCTACCTGCGCTCGCCGCTGACCAACGAGATGGTGCCGCTGTCGGCGCTGGCCAAGGTCGACCCACCGACCGTGGGGCCGTTGTCCATCAGCCATGACGGCATGTTCCCCGCCGCCAACCTGTCCTTCAACCTCGCGCCTGGCGTGGCGTTGGGCGATGCGGTGATTATGCTCAACCAGGCCAAGAATGAAATCGGCATGCCGGCCACCCTGATCGGCACGTTCCAGGGCGCGGCCCAGGCGTTCCAGAGTTCGTTGGCCAGCCAGCCGTGGCTGATCCTCGCCGCGCTGGTGGCGGTCTACATTATCCTCGGCGTGCTGTATGAGAGCTTTGTGCACCCGTTGACGATCATCTCCACCTTGCCCTCGGCGGGCCTGGGGGCGCTGATCATGCTGTGGCTGCTGGGCCAGGACTTTTCGATCATGGCCTTGATCGGCCTGGTGTTGCTGATCGGCATTGTGAAGAAAAACGGCATCCTGATGATCGACTTTGCCCTGGAGGCCCAGCGCGTACGCGGGCTGGCGCCTGAGGAGGCGATTTACGAAGCGTGCGTCACTCGGTTCCGACCGATCATCATGACCACCCTCGCCGCCTTGCTCGGCGCAGTGCCGTTGATGCTGGGTTCCGGGCCCGGTGCGGAACTGCGTCAACCGCTGGGTATCGCAGTGGTCGGCGGCTTGCTGGTGAGCCAGGCACTGACTCTGTTCACCACACCGGTCATATACTTGTACCTTGAACGGTTTTTCCACCGGCCCAAACCAGCCCCTGCGCTGGCGACCACACACTGA